A single window of Lutzomyia longipalpis isolate SR_M1_2022 chromosome 1, ASM2433408v1 DNA harbors:
- the LOC129787545 gene encoding uncharacterized protein LOC129787545 isoform X2 — protein sequence MDFNDKMFNFGGGEWPSSPDDFLESLFSMDDNLIPNLDDDEQIKQITSSLMEGDDRVSSYSDEPDFPGFDLKHDDENGLLSLSSAASDSGLSSDHLDLEMSPEYEPLSPVVSSPGPSISERGGQNSPMQQSLRVVRKDTAQSIKRCRSTEDKVPQNVVEEKKKKLDAVPKEMKLYKMTPINGNNWNILGNQSTNGAPRKKVTIQLQKSQIIKSPVIINKDDIVNAGKLKKLVTIQRNAGNGKSILLPVSLQNVKDVKTIKIINPNGNKTNHPLIIKQAAANLLQQSKQGFVPNNVMVSKEQLLEDSMSDHTSDGESVTWDEILYKPLISSNTVVKEEVDTMEDEDQETFRESTVAGNKLILTFEEKRLLAKEGITLPINYPLTKHEERELKRIRRKIRNKISAQDSRKRKKEYVDGLEERVKQCTEENHTLMKRIKLLQSQNANLTSQMKKLQALLSKGTNTAQPATCLMVLLLSMALIAAPNLKLGKSIKETELAEAIQDNVIEQNRNRNLLFDSKDQFTGDALVDEDMNFDDLMTSNGANVPPFVFDDDAMSPASKKARFFAELDLDDSTWQPPGGQKCTDSGQKGPIEDLLNTNHAPSPLSMMSGFEKMSPDLDIAAVQDKIVFSDFSKVNKSQLANQLGQKMMEQEV from the exons ATGGATTTCAAcgataaaatgtttaatttc GGAGGAGGGGAATGGCCATCAAGCCCAGATGACTTTTTGGAGTCCCTTTTCTCCATGGATGACAATCTCATCCCAAATCTGGATGACGACGAGCAAATTAAGCAGATCACATCGAGCCTCATGGAAGGTGATGATCGCGTGTCATCGTACTCAGATGAGCCAGATTTCCCGGGATTTGATTTAAAACATGATGATGAGAATGGTCTACTGTCCCTCTCAAGTGCTGCTTCAGACAGTGGCCTCTCGAGTGATCATTTGGACTT agaaatGAGTCCAGAATACGAACCTCTGAGTCCAGTTGTGTCATCCCCTGGACCCTCTATAAGTGAGCGCGGTGGTCAGAACTCACCTATGCAGCAGAGTTTACGTGTCGTACGAAAGGATACGGCACAGAGCATTAAAAGGTGTCGATCAACAGAGGATAAAGTACCACAGAATGTggtggaagagaaaaagaagaaacttgATGCAGTTCCCAAGGAAAtgaaattgtataaaatgaCACCGATTAATGGAAATAATTGGAACATCTTGGGAAATCAATCAACAAATGGAGCTCCAAGAAAGAAAGTTACTATCCAGCTACAAAAATCCCAAATTATCAAATCACCCGTAATTATTAATAAGGATGACATTGTTAATGctggaaaattgaagaagttgGTTACCATTCAGAGAAACGCGGGAAATGGAAAATCCATCCTCCTGCCGGTTTCCCTGCAAAATGTGAAAGATgtaaaaacgataaaaattataaatcccAATGGGAATAAAACAAATCATCcattaattataaaacaaGCTGCTGCAAATTTACTGCAACAATCAAAACAGGGATTTGTACCGAACAATGTTATGGTGTCGAAGGAACAACTACTTGAAGATTCAATGTCAGATCACACGTCTGACGGTGAGAGTGTAACATGGGATGAAATTCTCTACAAACCCCTTATTTCATCAAATACTGTTGTCAAGGAGGAAGTAGACACGATGGAAGATGAAGATCAAGAAACTTTCAGAGAATCAACTGTTGCTGggaataaattgatattaacATTCGAAGAGAAGCGTCTCCTAGCTAAAGAGGGTATCACTTTGCCCATAAATTATCCCCTGACAAAGCATGAAGAACGTGAATTGAAGAGGATAAggagaaaaatcagaaataagATCTCCGCACAAGATTCCCGTAAACGCAAGAAGGAATATGTTGATGGATTGGAAGAAAG agTGAAACAGTGCACAGAGGAAAATCACACCTTGATGAAGCGAATTAAGTTGCTTCAAAGCCAAAATGCAAATCTCACGAGTCAAATGAAGAAACTGCAGGCATTACTATCGAAGGGCACAAATACAGCCCAGCCCGCAACATGTCTCATGGTTCTCTTGCTCAGTATGGCACTCATTGCAGCACCGAATCTGAAGTTGGGCAAAAGTATCAAGGAAACAGAACTTGCTGAGGCTATTCAGGATAATGTCATTGAACAGAATCGGAATAGGAATCTCCTCTTTGACAGCAAGGATCAATTTACAGGAGATGCTTTAGTAGATGAGGATATGAATTTCGATGATCTAATGACATCCAATGGTGCTAATGTGCCACCATTTGTATTTGATGATGATGCTATGTCGCCTGCATCGAAAAAGGCACGTTTCTTCGCGGAATTGGATTTGGATGATTCAACATGGCAACCGCCTGGGGGACAGAAATGCACTGATTCAGGGCAAAAGGGCCCAATTGAGGATTTACTCAATACAAATCATGCACCGAGTCCCTTATCCATGATGTCTGGATTCGAAAAAATGTCACCAGATCTCGATATAGCTGCTGTGCAGGATAAAATTGTCTTCAGTGACTTTAGTAAGGTGAACAAATCCCAATTGGCTAATCAATTGGGGCAGAAGATGATGGAACAAGAAGTTTGA
- the LOC129787646 gene encoding uncharacterized protein LOC129787646 — MHQPLKRFTQCGSLTMISAVFIVLFGVSSTALTTFGKPNPNQQLPQPPTPPPVRAKDCKTHSDCFVQLNTSCVKEYYDDRFRCLCGDYTAPVNGFCQAKFKGLKHMCTDSNQCEEGMLCAVENSTKTTALGNKVQSSTSGDQQKVCLCDEDAGYSESPRNNNCSGAITIFAGIIVPLISLVAGSIMARKPLQ; from the exons atgcATCAACCACTAAAGAGATTTACACAATGTGGCAGTTTAACGATGATTTCTGCTGTTTTCATCGTCTTGTTTG GAGTGAGTTCAACAGCACTTACAACATTTGGTAAACCGAATCCTAATCAGCAGCTTCCACAACCTCCAACACCGCCACCAG TGAGGGCGAAAGACTGCAAAACTCACTCCGATTGTTTTGTTCAGCTGAATACAAGCTGTGTGAAAGAATATTACGATGATCGCTTTCGATGCTTATGCGGGGACTACACAGCTCCTGTTAACGGATTCTGTCAAGCAAAATTCAAAG gCTTGAAGCACATGTGCACAGACAGCAACCAATGTGAAGAAGGAATGCTCTGTGcggtggaaaattcaacaaaaacaaCAGCTTTGGGAAATAAAGTTCAATCCAGCACTTCAGGTGACCAACAAAAAGTGTGCCTATGCGATGAGGATGCCGGATATTCAGAGAGTCCACGGAACAACAACTGCAgtg GAGCTATCACCATCTTTGCTGGAATCATCGTGCCACTGATATCATTAGTAGCTGGTTCAATTATGGCTAGGAAGCCACTTCAGTAA
- the LOC129787562 gene encoding prion-like-(Q/N-rich) domain-bearing protein 25 isoform X1 codes for MKVKLIYIILLSTLLNQEVLGVYWPCTADSECNSQVNDTYCSSYGNCECEAGYTFNAAVTRCLREALYGESCEEGTQCSHMLTGATCRNNVCTCEGDEFEMRTYTKGRCRKLLPLHAECDEDLDCDFGFDRESVVCKSGTCQCADGFYHRGENICRRISMNVGDDCIVNSDCQGGNHECISRRCEETSETSERKEVEVQTDFIDSPASFTEFENATTESTSNSYRQLRDETKDEGVQFGDPCVNNGEPCQGLAYSTCIKDRCHCKLGYYPRNGFCTAELGEEAASSDHCANIVRNNKCVCAYDSFYQLNMRSCIRNVLALNASCAQQSQCSPFLSMCDNGPLIRRCSCHPFKIYDQTSQMCVLRQGLGEFCEKKEDCTLSNTACQPDNTCACDDGYMEMDGQCKPVIGGSCETTEDCAVDETECVTDSADKEDETAGEEEKKVCRCKVGFTHHIKNECLPIASKYKDECKENEQCQPLLGPLGKCIDEECACDEENHYKDEKCNEKIVLGEKCSKSSECFVTDNSTQVECRNDICQCEYGYYSDTTRIKCVKSSNKNSSGRPSPLKIITMLLITAAFLVTSAAIKEAYY; via the exons atgaaagtgaaattaatcTACATAATTCTATTGAGTACTCTTTTAAATCAGGAag TTCTTGGAGTTTACTGGCCTTGCACTGCGGATTCTGAGTGTAACAGTCAAGTCAATGACACTTACTGCTCATCGTACGGAAATTGTGAATGTGAGGCTGGATATACGTTCAATGCGGCCGTTACTAGATGTTTAAGAG AGGCACTCTACGGAGAATCTTGTGAAGAAGGTACTCAGTGTTCGCATATGCTGACAGGAGCTACTTGCAGGAATAATGTTTGCACATGCGAAGGGGATGAGTTTGAGATGCGTACCTACACCAAAGGACGTTGCAGGAAATTGCTTCCACTGCATGCTGAATGTGACGAG GACTTGGATTGTGATTTTGGATTCGATAGAGAGTCAGTGGTTTGCAAGAGTGGAACATGCCAATGTGCAGATGGATTCTATCATCGCGGTGAGAACATTTGTCGAAGGATATCAATGA acGTTGGTGATGATTGCATTGTTAATTCCGATTGTCAAGGAGGCAATCATGAGTGTATTTCGCGAAGATGTGAGGAAACGAGTGAAAcgagtgaaagaaaagaagttgaAGTCCAGACAGACTTTATCGATTCACCTGCTTCATTTACGGAATTTGAAAATGCAACAACAGAAAGCACTTCCAATTCTTATCGACAATTACGTGATGAAACGAAAGATGAAGGAGTGCAAT TTGGTGATCCCTGCGTCAATAACGGAGAACCATGTCAAGGTCTCGCATATTCAACATGCATTAAGGATCGTTGCCACTGCAAACTTGGGTACTATCCAAGAAATGGTTTCTGTACAGCTG AGCTTGGAGAAGAAGCTGCCAGTTCAGATCATTGCGCAAACATTGTCAGGAACAATAAATGTGTCTGCGCTTATGATTCCTTTTACCAACTCAATATGCGATCTTGTATTAGAA ATGTTCTTGCCTTGAATGCATCTTGTGCTCAACAAAGTCAGTGCTCTCCGTTCCTATCCATGTGTGATAATGGACCTTTGATACGACGTTGTTCATGTcatccatttaaaatttatgatcagACCAGCCAAATGTGCGTCTTAAGGCAAGGTCTTGgggaattttgtgagaaaaaggaAGATTGTACCCTGAGTAATACTGCATGTCAACCGGATAATACCTGTGCATGTGATGATGGCTATATGGAAATGGATGGGCAGTGCAAACCAGTTATTGGTGGGTCCTGTGAAACCACTGAGGATTGTGCAGTAGATGAAACCGAATGTGTTACTGATAGTGCCGATAAAGAGGATGAAACGGCAGGtgaagaggagaaaaaggTGTGCCGCTGCAAAGTAGGTTTCACACATCACATTAAGAATGAGTGCCTTCCTATTGCGAGCAAATATAAAGAtgaatgtaaagaaaatgaacaGTGTCAGCCACTCCTTGGACCTCTAGGAAAATGTATTGATGAAGAATGTGCATGTGATGAGGAAAATCACTACAAAGatgaaaaatgcaatgaaaagatAG ttCTTGGtgaaaaatgctcaaaatccAGCGAATGTTTTGTTACGGATAACTCAACACAAGTAGAGTGCAGAAATGATATTTGTCAATGTGAATATGGATATTACTCAGATACAACGAGAATTAAATGTgtaaaatcatcaaataaaa ATTCTTCCGGTCGTCCGAGTCCATTGAAAATCATTACAATGCTACTTATAACAGCCGCTTTTTTAGTCACTAGTGCTGCAATTAAGGAAGCTTATTACTAA
- the LOC129787526 gene encoding serine/threonine-protein kinase dst2: protein MSVSQHSGPGPPFKRGLSDRSVTGSSCRALKTAVSALYSVDDFIKEKIGSGFFSEVYKVTHRTTGQVMVLKMNQLRSNRPNMLREVQLLNKLSHPNILSFMGVCVQEGQLHALTEYINGGSLEQLIQSQGDNLSPCVKIKLALGISRGMQYVHDAGIFHRDLTSKNVLIRRSPDGQLDAVVGDFGLAAKIPRKKCGKNRLDTVGSPYWMSPECLNGLWYDQTSDVFSYGIILCELIASIEADPDVLPRTDSFGLDYLAFVDLCPADTPPAFLRLAFYCCTYDPKSRPTFMEIVKKMTILLDKVTDEDSILHIVTSPLSGVTAEDKGGSNGIASSNGIEGGKGGANSLDAQLHSRTTDANEEEEGLVRMRNKSELKDHAALQHRRSMSENVIVFPQHTTPSDKARCHMLNRQIREPDSPTPDSPTYSNVTLRKVAETMFLKDPQYKPRVGENTKLNPFTALAQLRGVKKILGANPSSYTAGVGDLFSSCFEMSSPLVKEEWTPFDKNCPNGEITPKSLPNSPISGRKEYNCSNKLDRIATADGGNSKTTRKKQDGEENKKVVLELDLPKCTGTIKKFKANSLFSHPLFKSGQNDREDQTGNASQNEPSNECAKEMIEKSKSDSSETVCYENSKVLNRRGSTESGFFSCLNEDFCGGASSASYKASCCCFDGINVEQTDRIPLCPCCFYGAPYQTPKKDDMELSNPTLSDTNGILRIEDTSTPVSSLRSLDDLELSDSRKQRFYCRHHMIGNNVDIDTRSIDMGFINRLALDSEINSLIQKSQFANQLLYCKNRTSSIYTDSSDDISSLAGSDSLLWDDRSYTSIPNTRSAQIAKIVEYFERKGQAFKQFSVPESLKTTPSMQFTQAQQPARFATESATSSLTGCFSDIRRDYGLERCYVDYNSRNADYEAFCMELEKKPTQQRLTVCEGAVRSKLQLFDKVKHNASISGTGNGNSGGGQTD, encoded by the exons ATGAGCGTGAGCCAACACAGCGGTCCGGGGCCCCCATTCAAAAGGGGCCTCTCCGATCGATCAGTGACTGGATCATCATGCCGTGCCCTTAAGACTGCCGTCTCGGCGCTCTACTCCGTCGATGACTTTATCAAGGAGAAGATTGGAAGTGGATTTTTCTCTGAAGTTTACAAG gtTACACATCGAACAACTGGCCAAGTAATGGTACTGAAAATGAATCAATTGAGATCTAATCGACCAAATATGCTACGTGAAGTACAACTGCTCAATAAATTATCCCATCCAAATATTTTAAG CTTTATGGGCGTTTGTGTACAAGAAGGACAACTTCATGCCCTAACGGAGTACATCAATGGTGGTTCCTTGGAGCAGTTGATTCAATCGCAAGGTGACAATTTATCACCCTGTGTGAAGATAAAACTTGCATTGGGTATTTCCAGAGGAATGCAATATGTCCATGATGCTGGCATTTTTCATCGGGATTTAACAAGCAAA AATGTCCTGATACGGAGGTCGCCAGATGGACAATTAGATGCAGTTGTGGGTGACTTTGGGCTTGCTgcgaaaattccaagaaaaaagtg tGGTAAAAACCGACTGGATACAGTCGGTTCGCCGTATTGGATGAGTCCAGAATGTCTCAATGGGCTGTGGTATGATCAGACAAGCGATGTATTCTCATACGgaataattttatgtgaaCTGATTGCAAGT attgaaGCTGATCCAGATGTTTTGCCGAGAACAGATTCTTTTGGATTGGACTATTTAGCATTTGTGGATTTATGTCCGGCCGATACTCCACCTGCATTTTTAAGACTGGCATTCTATTGTTGCACC tatGATCCAAAGAGTCGGCCGACATTTATGGAAATTGTTAAGAAGATGACTATATTATTGGACAAAGTAACTGACGAAGATAGTATTCTGCATATTGTAACGTCTCCATTGAGTGGAGTAACGGCAGAAGATAAGGGTGGTTCCAATGGGATTGCATCATCAAATGGCATTGAAGGTGGCAAGGGTGGTGCTAATTCACTGGATGCCCAACTCCATTCGCGCACAACTGATGCGAATGAGGAGGAAGAGGGCCTTGTGCGTATGCGGAATAAGAGTGAATTGAAAGATCACGCTGCCCTCCAGCATCGACGATCGATGTCGGAGAATGTGATTGTTTTCCCGCAGCACACAACACCGAGTGACAAAGCCCGGTGTCATATGCTTAATAGGCAGATAAGAGAACCCGACTCACCTACACCCGATTCACCGACATATTCAAATGTAACACTACGTAAGGTGGCTGAGACAATGTTCCTCAAAGATCCACAGTATAAACCACGTGTTGGTGAAAATACCAAATTGAATCCATTCACAGCCCTTGCGCAATTGCGTGGCGTGAAGAAGATTCTCGGTGCTAATCCTAGTTCGTACACGGCGGGTGTGGGTGATCTGTTTAGTTCGTGCTTTGAGATGTCATCGCCATTGGTGAAGGAAGAGTGGACACCATTCGATAAGAATTGCCCTAATGGGGAGATAACTCCAAAGAGTCTTCCAAATTCACCCATAAGTGGACGAAAGGAGTACAATTGCAGCAATAAATTGGATCGAATTGCCACAGCGGATGGTGGTAATTCGAAGACAACACGAAAGAAGCAAGATGgcgaagaaaataagaagGTGGTGCTTGAATTGGATTTGCCAAAATGTACAGGGACAATCAAAAAGTTCAAAGCTAATTCCCTCTTCAGCCATCCACTCTTCAAGAGTGGGCAGAACGATAGAGAAGATCAAACGGGTAATGCAAGTCAAAATGAGCCTTCCAATGAGTGTGCCAAGGAGATGATTGAGAAGAGCAAGTCTGACTCAAGTGAGACAGTTTGCTATGAGAACAGCAAAGTACTAAATCGTCGTGGTTCCACGGAGAGTGGATTCTTTTCGTGTCTCAATGAGGATTTTTGCGGTGGAGCATCATCAGCTTCGTACAAGGCATCATGTTGTTGCTTCGATGGCATAAATGTGGAGCAAACGGATCGTATACCGTTGTGCCCATGTTGCTTCTACGGTGCACCGTATCAGACACCAAAGAAAGATGATATGGAATTGTCAAATCCAACCCTAAGTGACACTAATGGTATACTAAGGATAGAGGATACATCAACACCCGTGAGTTCCCTCAGGAGTCTCGATGATTTGGAGTTGTCGGATTCACGTAAGCAACGTTTCTACTGTCGACATCACATGATTGGGAACAATGTTGATATTGATACGCGATCCATTGATATGGGATTCATCAATAGATTGGCACTTGACTCCGAAATCAATAGTCTTAtacagaaaagtcaatttgctaATCAGCTGCTCTATTGTAAAAATCGCACCTCGTCAATCTACACGGATAGCTCAGATGATATCAGCAGCTTAGCTGGGTCCGATTCACTTCTTTGGGATGATCGATCGTACACATCAATCCCCAATACGAGATCAGCGCAAATAgcaaaaattgttgaatatttCGAGCGCAAGGGGCAAGCATTTAAACAATTTAGTGTACCTGAATCACTCAAAACTACACCGTCCATGCAATTCACACAGGCACAGCAACCAGCGCGTTTTGCAACTGAAAGTGCCACGAGTTCACTAACAGGGTGTTTCTCCGATATACGGCGTGATTATGGCCTAGAAAGGTGCTACGTTGACTACAACAGCCGAAATGCTGACTACGAAGCATTCTGCATGGAATTGGAAAAGAAGCCAACGCAACAGCGGCTAACTGTGTGCGAAGGTGCTGTACGATCGAAACTACAATTATTTGACAAAGTAAAGCACAATGCGTCAATTTCGGGGACAGGAAATGGGAATTCGGGTGGTGGCCAAACAGATTAG
- the LOC129787545 gene encoding uncharacterized protein LOC129787545 isoform X1 yields MDFNLLTHDIKQELLNSDPPDFMGGGEWPSSPDDFLESLFSMDDNLIPNLDDDEQIKQITSSLMEGDDRVSSYSDEPDFPGFDLKHDDENGLLSLSSAASDSGLSSDHLDLEMSPEYEPLSPVVSSPGPSISERGGQNSPMQQSLRVVRKDTAQSIKRCRSTEDKVPQNVVEEKKKKLDAVPKEMKLYKMTPINGNNWNILGNQSTNGAPRKKVTIQLQKSQIIKSPVIINKDDIVNAGKLKKLVTIQRNAGNGKSILLPVSLQNVKDVKTIKIINPNGNKTNHPLIIKQAAANLLQQSKQGFVPNNVMVSKEQLLEDSMSDHTSDGESVTWDEILYKPLISSNTVVKEEVDTMEDEDQETFRESTVAGNKLILTFEEKRLLAKEGITLPINYPLTKHEERELKRIRRKIRNKISAQDSRKRKKEYVDGLEERVKQCTEENHTLMKRIKLLQSQNANLTSQMKKLQALLSKGTNTAQPATCLMVLLLSMALIAAPNLKLGKSIKETELAEAIQDNVIEQNRNRNLLFDSKDQFTGDALVDEDMNFDDLMTSNGANVPPFVFDDDAMSPASKKARFFAELDLDDSTWQPPGGQKCTDSGQKGPIEDLLNTNHAPSPLSMMSGFEKMSPDLDIAAVQDKIVFSDFSKVNKSQLANQLGQKMMEQEV; encoded by the exons ATGGATTTTAATCTATTGACACACGATATAAAGCAAGAGCTACTAAATAGCGACCCACCGGATTTTATG GGAGGAGGGGAATGGCCATCAAGCCCAGATGACTTTTTGGAGTCCCTTTTCTCCATGGATGACAATCTCATCCCAAATCTGGATGACGACGAGCAAATTAAGCAGATCACATCGAGCCTCATGGAAGGTGATGATCGCGTGTCATCGTACTCAGATGAGCCAGATTTCCCGGGATTTGATTTAAAACATGATGATGAGAATGGTCTACTGTCCCTCTCAAGTGCTGCTTCAGACAGTGGCCTCTCGAGTGATCATTTGGACTT agaaatGAGTCCAGAATACGAACCTCTGAGTCCAGTTGTGTCATCCCCTGGACCCTCTATAAGTGAGCGCGGTGGTCAGAACTCACCTATGCAGCAGAGTTTACGTGTCGTACGAAAGGATACGGCACAGAGCATTAAAAGGTGTCGATCAACAGAGGATAAAGTACCACAGAATGTggtggaagagaaaaagaagaaacttgATGCAGTTCCCAAGGAAAtgaaattgtataaaatgaCACCGATTAATGGAAATAATTGGAACATCTTGGGAAATCAATCAACAAATGGAGCTCCAAGAAAGAAAGTTACTATCCAGCTACAAAAATCCCAAATTATCAAATCACCCGTAATTATTAATAAGGATGACATTGTTAATGctggaaaattgaagaagttgGTTACCATTCAGAGAAACGCGGGAAATGGAAAATCCATCCTCCTGCCGGTTTCCCTGCAAAATGTGAAAGATgtaaaaacgataaaaattataaatcccAATGGGAATAAAACAAATCATCcattaattataaaacaaGCTGCTGCAAATTTACTGCAACAATCAAAACAGGGATTTGTACCGAACAATGTTATGGTGTCGAAGGAACAACTACTTGAAGATTCAATGTCAGATCACACGTCTGACGGTGAGAGTGTAACATGGGATGAAATTCTCTACAAACCCCTTATTTCATCAAATACTGTTGTCAAGGAGGAAGTAGACACGATGGAAGATGAAGATCAAGAAACTTTCAGAGAATCAACTGTTGCTGggaataaattgatattaacATTCGAAGAGAAGCGTCTCCTAGCTAAAGAGGGTATCACTTTGCCCATAAATTATCCCCTGACAAAGCATGAAGAACGTGAATTGAAGAGGATAAggagaaaaatcagaaataagATCTCCGCACAAGATTCCCGTAAACGCAAGAAGGAATATGTTGATGGATTGGAAGAAAG agTGAAACAGTGCACAGAGGAAAATCACACCTTGATGAAGCGAATTAAGTTGCTTCAAAGCCAAAATGCAAATCTCACGAGTCAAATGAAGAAACTGCAGGCATTACTATCGAAGGGCACAAATACAGCCCAGCCCGCAACATGTCTCATGGTTCTCTTGCTCAGTATGGCACTCATTGCAGCACCGAATCTGAAGTTGGGCAAAAGTATCAAGGAAACAGAACTTGCTGAGGCTATTCAGGATAATGTCATTGAACAGAATCGGAATAGGAATCTCCTCTTTGACAGCAAGGATCAATTTACAGGAGATGCTTTAGTAGATGAGGATATGAATTTCGATGATCTAATGACATCCAATGGTGCTAATGTGCCACCATTTGTATTTGATGATGATGCTATGTCGCCTGCATCGAAAAAGGCACGTTTCTTCGCGGAATTGGATTTGGATGATTCAACATGGCAACCGCCTGGGGGACAGAAATGCACTGATTCAGGGCAAAAGGGCCCAATTGAGGATTTACTCAATACAAATCATGCACCGAGTCCCTTATCCATGATGTCTGGATTCGAAAAAATGTCACCAGATCTCGATATAGCTGCTGTGCAGGATAAAATTGTCTTCAGTGACTTTAGTAAGGTGAACAAATCCCAATTGGCTAATCAATTGGGGCAGAAGATGATGGAACAAGAAGTTTGA
- the LOC129787562 gene encoding prion-like-(Q/N-rich) domain-bearing protein 25 isoform X2 — MLTGATCRNNVCTCEGDEFEMRTYTKGRCRKLLPLHAECDEDLDCDFGFDRESVVCKSGTCQCADGFYHRGENICRRISMNVGDDCIVNSDCQGGNHECISRRCEETSETSERKEVEVQTDFIDSPASFTEFENATTESTSNSYRQLRDETKDEGVQFGDPCVNNGEPCQGLAYSTCIKDRCHCKLGYYPRNGFCTAELGEEAASSDHCANIVRNNKCVCAYDSFYQLNMRSCIRNVLALNASCAQQSQCSPFLSMCDNGPLIRRCSCHPFKIYDQTSQMCVLRQGLGEFCEKKEDCTLSNTACQPDNTCACDDGYMEMDGQCKPVIGGSCETTEDCAVDETECVTDSADKEDETAGEEEKKVCRCKVGFTHHIKNECLPIASKYKDECKENEQCQPLLGPLGKCIDEECACDEENHYKDEKCNEKIVLGEKCSKSSECFVTDNSTQVECRNDICQCEYGYYSDTTRIKCVKSSNKNSSGRPSPLKIITMLLITAAFLVTSAAIKEAYY, encoded by the exons ATGCTGACAGGAGCTACTTGCAGGAATAATGTTTGCACATGCGAAGGGGATGAGTTTGAGATGCGTACCTACACCAAAGGACGTTGCAGGAAATTGCTTCCACTGCATGCTGAATGTGACGAG GACTTGGATTGTGATTTTGGATTCGATAGAGAGTCAGTGGTTTGCAAGAGTGGAACATGCCAATGTGCAGATGGATTCTATCATCGCGGTGAGAACATTTGTCGAAGGATATCAATGA acGTTGGTGATGATTGCATTGTTAATTCCGATTGTCAAGGAGGCAATCATGAGTGTATTTCGCGAAGATGTGAGGAAACGAGTGAAAcgagtgaaagaaaagaagttgaAGTCCAGACAGACTTTATCGATTCACCTGCTTCATTTACGGAATTTGAAAATGCAACAACAGAAAGCACTTCCAATTCTTATCGACAATTACGTGATGAAACGAAAGATGAAGGAGTGCAAT TTGGTGATCCCTGCGTCAATAACGGAGAACCATGTCAAGGTCTCGCATATTCAACATGCATTAAGGATCGTTGCCACTGCAAACTTGGGTACTATCCAAGAAATGGTTTCTGTACAGCTG AGCTTGGAGAAGAAGCTGCCAGTTCAGATCATTGCGCAAACATTGTCAGGAACAATAAATGTGTCTGCGCTTATGATTCCTTTTACCAACTCAATATGCGATCTTGTATTAGAA ATGTTCTTGCCTTGAATGCATCTTGTGCTCAACAAAGTCAGTGCTCTCCGTTCCTATCCATGTGTGATAATGGACCTTTGATACGACGTTGTTCATGTcatccatttaaaatttatgatcagACCAGCCAAATGTGCGTCTTAAGGCAAGGTCTTGgggaattttgtgagaaaaaggaAGATTGTACCCTGAGTAATACTGCATGTCAACCGGATAATACCTGTGCATGTGATGATGGCTATATGGAAATGGATGGGCAGTGCAAACCAGTTATTGGTGGGTCCTGTGAAACCACTGAGGATTGTGCAGTAGATGAAACCGAATGTGTTACTGATAGTGCCGATAAAGAGGATGAAACGGCAGGtgaagaggagaaaaaggTGTGCCGCTGCAAAGTAGGTTTCACACATCACATTAAGAATGAGTGCCTTCCTATTGCGAGCAAATATAAAGAtgaatgtaaagaaaatgaacaGTGTCAGCCACTCCTTGGACCTCTAGGAAAATGTATTGATGAAGAATGTGCATGTGATGAGGAAAATCACTACAAAGatgaaaaatgcaatgaaaagatAG ttCTTGGtgaaaaatgctcaaaatccAGCGAATGTTTTGTTACGGATAACTCAACACAAGTAGAGTGCAGAAATGATATTTGTCAATGTGAATATGGATATTACTCAGATACAACGAGAATTAAATGTgtaaaatcatcaaataaaa ATTCTTCCGGTCGTCCGAGTCCATTGAAAATCATTACAATGCTACTTATAACAGCCGCTTTTTTAGTCACTAGTGCTGCAATTAAGGAAGCTTATTACTAA